Proteins encoded by one window of Tunturibacter psychrotolerans:
- a CDS encoding M13 family metallopeptidase, whose protein sequence is MSFNFTYSVCLALACLSAGSTAKAQESNKPQYGSWGIDLTAMDSNVKPGNDFNRYASGAWLARTQIPSDQPIASLRYLMSDITEARLHELMEKAAAAVPAEPVTLEQKAGAFYKAFMDEARLDTLGAAPIGPELSAIRAAKDRQDIAELMGRNNTDFYATIFNLGTDVDLKDTSRYAVYASQGGLGLPDRDYYLKPSFASQKAAYQTYVAKLLTLVGWPEPEINAAAVVAFETQVADASWTRAQQRDVEGTYNPQTQSELAALTPGFAWQRFLPGADLNGVDRLVVAEKSAFPRIAAIYQSTPLKVLQAWEAFTVADNAAFYLAKPFSEARFQFRDKVLSGQPEEQVRWKRAIRAVGGGDCTGDRVDCFGNMGFGLGQLYTAQYFPPASKIKIEELVTNVKAAMRARLERLDWMSPATKVEALKKLDTYQIKVGYPDHPRTYSTLVIRADDLVGDVRRSGEADWRFYTSRLHGPVDRTDWSMTPQTNDAYNGSLRDIVFPAGILQPPLFDPAADSAVNYGAIGAVIGHELTHGFDDEGRKLDAAGQLRDWWSKADADAFEARAKILGTQYSSYEPVPGAHINADLTMGENIADLGGINVALEAYHRSLNGPAPVIDGFSGDQRVFLGWAQAWRGKAREDYLRKQVISDPHSPRAFRVIGPTRNVDAWYAAFGVKPGDSYYLPPDQRVRIW, encoded by the coding sequence ATGAGTTTCAACTTTACCTATTCGGTTTGCCTCGCACTTGCCTGCTTGAGCGCGGGGAGCACTGCGAAGGCGCAGGAGTCGAACAAGCCCCAATATGGCAGCTGGGGAATTGACCTCACCGCGATGGACTCGAATGTCAAACCAGGCAATGATTTCAATCGGTACGCCTCAGGCGCGTGGCTTGCGCGAACGCAAATTCCGTCCGACCAGCCCATTGCTTCGCTACGCTATCTGATGTCGGATATCACCGAAGCCCGACTGCATGAGCTTATGGAAAAAGCTGCCGCCGCTGTACCTGCGGAGCCGGTAACGCTGGAGCAAAAAGCCGGAGCCTTCTATAAAGCATTCATGGACGAGGCGCGGCTTGACACGCTCGGCGCAGCCCCCATCGGACCAGAGCTCAGCGCGATCCGCGCGGCTAAGGACCGGCAGGACATTGCAGAGCTGATGGGCCGAAACAATACCGATTTCTACGCCACCATCTTCAATCTGGGAACCGATGTCGATCTCAAAGACACCAGCCGCTACGCCGTATACGCAAGTCAAGGAGGGCTGGGTCTTCCGGATAGGGATTATTACCTCAAGCCCTCCTTTGCTTCACAGAAGGCGGCCTACCAAACATATGTCGCCAAGCTCTTAACCCTGGTCGGGTGGCCCGAACCCGAAATCAATGCCGCCGCCGTTGTTGCCTTCGAAACCCAGGTGGCAGATGCGAGTTGGACCAGAGCTCAGCAGCGCGACGTCGAGGGCACTTACAATCCGCAAACGCAGAGCGAGCTTGCGGCCCTGACCCCAGGCTTCGCGTGGCAACGATTCCTGCCAGGCGCAGACCTTAACGGCGTCGATCGCCTGGTGGTGGCGGAGAAGTCCGCGTTCCCTCGTATCGCAGCCATCTACCAATCCACTCCGCTAAAAGTTTTGCAAGCGTGGGAGGCGTTCACCGTTGCCGACAATGCAGCCTTCTATCTTGCGAAGCCGTTCTCTGAAGCACGCTTCCAATTCCGCGACAAGGTTCTTTCCGGCCAGCCTGAGGAGCAAGTGCGATGGAAGCGGGCCATCCGCGCCGTCGGTGGAGGAGATTGCACAGGCGACCGCGTAGACTGTTTTGGTAACATGGGCTTCGGCCTGGGTCAGCTTTATACTGCGCAATACTTTCCTCCCGCTTCCAAGATCAAGATCGAAGAGCTCGTCACCAACGTCAAAGCGGCCATGCGTGCGCGGCTGGAGCGACTCGATTGGATGAGCCCGGCCACCAAGGTTGAGGCACTGAAGAAACTCGATACCTATCAGATTAAAGTTGGCTATCCCGATCATCCGCGGACCTACTCCACGCTGGTCATACGCGCGGACGATCTCGTGGGAGACGTGCGGCGGTCCGGGGAAGCGGATTGGCGGTTCTACACGTCGCGGCTTCATGGCCCCGTCGACCGCACGGACTGGTCAATGACTCCGCAGACCAACGACGCCTACAACGGATCTCTACGCGACATCGTCTTTCCCGCCGGCATTCTTCAGCCGCCTTTGTTCGATCCCGCAGCGGACTCAGCGGTCAACTACGGTGCAATCGGCGCCGTCATCGGGCACGAACTGACGCACGGCTTCGACGATGAGGGACGTAAGCTTGACGCGGCAGGACAACTCCGCGACTGGTGGAGCAAAGCCGACGCAGATGCCTTTGAGGCTAGGGCAAAGATTCTGGGGACGCAATATTCCAGCTATGAGCCTGTCCCTGGTGCACACATCAATGCGGATCTGACCATGGGAGAGAATATCGCCGACCTGGGCGGAATCAACGTCGCGCTTGAGGCCTATCACCGCTCGTTGAACGGACCTGCTCCGGTGATCGATGGCTTCAGCGGCGATCAGCGGGTGTTTCTCGGTTGGGCGCAAGCCTGGCGGGGGAAGGCGCGGGAAGACTACCTACGAAAGCAAGTCATCTCTGACCCCCACTCCCCTCGCGCGTTCCGGGTAATCGGCCCAACCCGCAATGTGGACGCCTGGTATGCGGCCTTCGGAGTAAAGCCAGGGGATTCGTACTATCTCCCTCCCGATCAGCGCGTGCGAATCTGGTAA
- a CDS encoding TonB-dependent receptor, which produces MHQSNKTSLSHNRFGKGAVASVRAGQVEGNIVRHLTKFLFAAIMMVLAWALPSSAQVTSGTILGSVQDSTGAVVPGAKVTATASNLGISRSVTSSGNGTFSLSNLPAATYHITVTAGGFESLEKDGIILSSADNLNAGAFVLKVGAEATSVTVTADTGQLQIQANSGERSDLITGKQLNDIALNGRNVLDIIRVVPGVSGVGTFGASGTGGLTSYSVNGTRQNQHDFTLDGASNVDTGDNGGTQVTINTDAIAEVKVLTSNYQAEFGKAGGGSFVVTSRGGTNDFHGNVHFFHRNEGLNANDWVSDHNGTSKPLYRYNTVGYQIGGPILKNKLFFFFSNEFYRQLVPGSLDQYRTPTSLERQGDFSQSVDSSGNPIQIFNPATGTQFAGNKITAAQLSGAQQASFNQIQKILNLYPTPNVSGNNTYNRQDPLSSTHPRTEYIGRVDYQITPSERIFARYINNQDMQTGPLGSFGLECSGSLQFVGGCTDKQPGWNLSVDLTSTLTPTLLNEVTVGPSVYRSDVEGVNGNISVGANDINLPLLYPVSNNTSIPDFNFSGNGQNYPSTYLGATPWHQATTTISANDNLTWSLHAHTMKFGAFYQRSRKDQISYGNSNGQFSFSNCSTSELGCLSSSASNSGSPFASALVGSFQNFDQSSARPTGFFRYNQVEFYAQDTWQVSNRLTLDYGMRFVYIPPQYDAKNQIALFTPSAYNPATAVSIDTSGNIIPNSGDRLDGMTYAANGTLPQGGWNGRGIMFEPRLGASYDIFGDGKGVLRGGFGISHDREQGNLIFNTVFGNPALVQTPTIFNSSVPQIPTAAQANSGVLSGIYGADINGQVPTVYSYSLGIQREIAHDVTLDVAYVGTQGRHLVTARDLNTIPYGTTFTRAAQDPSQFPGGVVPAVEPNLPPEYAAAGDSFSGRYAYTQNFLSPFKGYGQMEYYKFDGTSNYNALQVSVQRRFARGLTFGGVYTWSKTLTTSSADESFVDPFNPRKYSYGVANYDRPSIGAINYVYDLPNLTRHFNGPRWLGYLTDNYQLSGLANIMSGTPVRNALFVPANQVTGGSQYSKTPPLFVGVDHLGNLILPTIGQPNLGAPGSLRQGSMVTWDSSIFKNFPLGEAVKGRYIQLRGEFFNVLNHPNFSTRDYNANVTLPTYNGDGTFTPLSIAKDTNWGQPTAAYNPAGPGGPRVIQLAAKVYF; this is translated from the coding sequence GTGCATCAGTCTAATAAGACGTCCCTCTCTCATAATAGATTCGGAAAGGGCGCGGTAGCGAGCGTCCGGGCCGGACAGGTCGAAGGTAATATCGTCCGCCACCTAACCAAATTTCTGTTTGCGGCCATTATGATGGTCCTCGCCTGGGCACTCCCGAGTTCAGCCCAGGTCACCTCCGGCACCATTCTGGGCTCTGTTCAGGATTCGACCGGCGCCGTCGTTCCCGGGGCTAAAGTCACGGCCACGGCCTCCAATCTGGGTATCTCGCGCAGCGTAACCTCAAGCGGCAACGGCACCTTCTCGCTTTCCAACCTGCCTGCTGCGACCTATCACATCACCGTCACGGCCGGCGGCTTTGAATCGCTCGAGAAAGATGGCATCATTCTCAGCTCCGCTGACAATCTCAATGCCGGCGCCTTCGTCCTGAAGGTGGGGGCTGAAGCGACCAGCGTGACAGTTACAGCGGACACAGGTCAGCTCCAGATTCAGGCCAATTCGGGAGAGAGGTCAGACCTCATTACCGGCAAACAGCTCAATGACATCGCGTTGAACGGCCGGAACGTGCTGGACATCATCCGTGTAGTACCCGGCGTCTCGGGTGTGGGCACCTTCGGAGCTTCAGGGACCGGCGGCCTCACCTCGTACAGCGTGAACGGAACAAGACAAAATCAGCACGATTTCACCTTGGATGGCGCCTCCAACGTAGATACGGGCGACAACGGTGGGACCCAGGTCACCATTAATACTGACGCGATCGCCGAAGTTAAGGTCCTGACCTCGAACTACCAGGCCGAGTTCGGTAAGGCCGGCGGCGGTTCCTTTGTCGTCACCTCACGCGGCGGCACCAACGACTTTCACGGAAATGTCCACTTCTTCCACCGCAACGAGGGTCTGAACGCAAATGACTGGGTGAGCGACCACAACGGCACCTCAAAGCCGCTCTACCGCTACAACACTGTTGGCTACCAGATCGGTGGACCGATCCTCAAAAACAAGCTCTTTTTCTTCTTCTCGAACGAGTTTTACCGGCAGCTCGTCCCTGGTAGCCTCGACCAGTACCGTACCCCTACGTCGCTCGAGCGCCAGGGCGACTTCTCCCAAAGCGTCGACAGTAGCGGCAACCCAATCCAGATCTTTAATCCGGCAACCGGCACGCAGTTTGCCGGCAACAAGATCACCGCAGCCCAGCTCTCGGGGGCCCAACAGGCGTCGTTCAATCAAATTCAAAAGATTCTCAATCTTTACCCCACGCCGAATGTATCCGGGAACAACACCTACAACCGGCAAGACCCTCTCTCTTCCACTCATCCCCGCACGGAATACATTGGTCGCGTGGACTATCAGATCACTCCATCGGAGCGCATCTTTGCCCGCTATATCAATAATCAGGACATGCAGACCGGACCGCTCGGCTCGTTCGGACTCGAGTGCAGCGGTTCGCTGCAGTTCGTCGGCGGTTGCACCGACAAGCAACCTGGCTGGAACCTTTCGGTGGACCTTACCTCCACACTCACGCCGACGCTGCTCAACGAAGTCACCGTCGGGCCGAGCGTCTACCGCTCTGACGTCGAAGGAGTGAATGGCAACATCTCCGTCGGCGCCAACGATATCAACCTGCCGCTGCTTTACCCAGTCTCGAACAATACGTCGATTCCGGATTTCAACTTCAGCGGCAACGGCCAGAACTATCCTTCGACCTACCTCGGCGCGACCCCCTGGCACCAGGCGACGACGACGATCTCCGCCAACGACAACCTAACGTGGAGCCTGCACGCTCACACAATGAAGTTCGGCGCCTTCTATCAGCGCAGCCGCAAAGATCAGATCAGCTACGGCAACTCGAACGGTCAGTTCAGCTTCAGTAACTGCTCAACGAGCGAGTTGGGCTGCCTTAGCTCCAGCGCCTCCAACAGCGGATCGCCCTTTGCCAGCGCGTTGGTTGGTTCCTTCCAAAACTTCGACCAGTCAAGCGCACGCCCCACTGGGTTCTTCCGCTACAACCAGGTGGAGTTCTATGCGCAGGATACCTGGCAGGTCTCGAACCGGCTCACCCTCGACTACGGCATGCGTTTCGTCTACATTCCTCCGCAATACGATGCTAAAAATCAGATCGCACTCTTTACGCCATCGGCCTACAATCCCGCCACCGCCGTCTCGATCGACACGAGTGGCAACATCATCCCCAACTCCGGCGACCGTCTCGACGGCATGACCTATGCCGCCAACGGGACTTTGCCTCAAGGCGGATGGAATGGCCGCGGCATCATGTTCGAGCCGCGTCTGGGCGCGTCCTACGACATCTTCGGAGATGGCAAGGGCGTGCTTCGCGGGGGCTTCGGCATCTCCCACGACCGGGAGCAGGGCAACTTGATCTTCAACACTGTCTTCGGCAACCCAGCTCTCGTCCAGACCCCAACCATCTTCAACAGCTCTGTTCCGCAGATCCCGACTGCAGCCCAGGCCAATTCGGGTGTGTTGAGCGGAATCTACGGCGCTGATATCAACGGCCAGGTTCCCACCGTCTACAGCTACTCACTCGGGATCCAACGCGAGATTGCACACGACGTCACGCTCGACGTCGCTTATGTCGGCACACAAGGCCGTCACCTCGTAACCGCTCGCGATCTCAATACCATTCCCTATGGCACGACCTTCACACGCGCGGCACAGGATCCCAGCCAATTCCCGGGCGGCGTTGTTCCCGCCGTCGAGCCCAACCTTCCTCCGGAATATGCTGCGGCTGGCGATAGCTTCAGCGGCCGCTACGCCTACACACAGAACTTCCTGTCGCCATTCAAGGGCTATGGCCAGATGGAGTACTACAAGTTCGATGGGACCTCGAACTACAACGCTCTGCAGGTTTCAGTACAGCGCCGCTTCGCCCGCGGATTGACCTTTGGCGGCGTCTACACCTGGTCGAAGACACTCACCACCTCAAGCGCGGATGAAAGCTTCGTCGATCCGTTCAATCCACGCAAGTACAGCTACGGCGTTGCCAACTACGATCGACCGAGCATCGGCGCCATCAATTATGTTTACGATCTACCTAACCTGACCCGTCACTTCAACGGTCCACGCTGGCTGGGCTATCTAACCGACAACTATCAGCTCTCTGGCCTGGCCAACATAATGAGTGGTACGCCTGTAAGGAACGCTCTCTTTGTGCCGGCCAACCAGGTGACCGGGGGATCGCAGTACAGCAAGACTCCACCTCTCTTCGTTGGTGTCGATCACCTGGGCAACCTGATTCTGCCTACCATCGGTCAGCCGAACCTCGGCGCGCCAGGCAGTCTGCGTCAGGGAAGCATGGTTACCTGGGACTCGTCTATCTTCAAAAACTTTCCTCTCGGAGAGGCCGTCAAGGGCCGCTACATCCAGCTGCGCGGCGAGTTCTTCAACGTTCTCAACCACCCCAACTTCTCAACGCGTGACTACAACGCAAACGTCACGCTCCCCACCTACAACGGAGATGGCACCTTTACGCCGCTTTCTATCGCGAAGGACACGAACTGGGGGCAGCCCACAGCTGCCTATAACCCCGCAGGACCCGGTGGACCGCGCGTGATCCAGCTCGCGGCCAAGGTCTACTTCTAG
- a CDS encoding DPP IV N-terminal domain-containing protein, giving the protein MMRDGVERHLEPKVMKVLLVLASKQGHVVSKEELISSVWSDTFVGDDVLTRCISILRRITEDDPHTPRFIQTIPKAGYRLVAEVNELPDEETLDLHRVTAASAATFEPASTLESPNAQTPPKRPARPERMIAAGLTVAFLLAVIAVIWSYQNARTRVARGNASFKTIQFTSYAGEQTQPAFAPDGKRIAFVWIAEDSQSRRIYIKTIGSEDVRPLTPGTEDQQFSPAWSPDGRQIAYLAIAKDGVSLYIADVGSSVPPRRLLIPQEPSHWEQGALSWSPSGKSLIYPDHSGIQPNSSIFLLDLATLHTRSITDPPAGWEGDLNPAYSPDGRWIAFARASETAVRDIYFMSTTDGTVQQLTRDRMNIDSLAWTSDSASIIFSSNRGGKYALWKIGLEDKVPQRLPVGTEDAYQPAVGPRPGQLAYSQGSAIWSIVRLRENTSRNNSSSAEAVLTSTQQDSAPALSPSGQSFAFQSRRSGNQEIWIASAQGDKLRQLTFMAGPLTGSPSWSNHQDRILFDSRPDGHSHIFCVSAAGGRPKQLTFGNVNDITPRWSRDDQTIYFRSNRGDRWQLWRISAAGGEPQPVTTGDGIVPQESLDGRWLYYTRGDEDGLWRVPPKGGAETQVLSQPAAGYWGYWQVTSRGIFYLDREAASSTIRIFDPETRRSTLFATLKDPPPMYSGITVTQDGLVGLMTYQGDAGRHITFVEAQP; this is encoded by the coding sequence ATGATGAGGGACGGCGTCGAACGCCACCTCGAGCCAAAGGTAATGAAAGTCCTGCTGGTGCTAGCCTCCAAGCAAGGTCATGTGGTCTCGAAAGAGGAGCTCATCTCGTCGGTGTGGTCCGATACCTTCGTCGGCGACGACGTGCTGACACGGTGCATCTCTATCCTGCGTCGTATCACCGAGGACGACCCCCATACTCCGCGTTTCATCCAAACCATACCCAAAGCTGGGTACAGGCTGGTAGCCGAGGTTAACGAGCTTCCAGACGAAGAGACTTTGGATCTCCATAGGGTGACCGCAGCATCTGCGGCGACATTTGAGCCAGCAAGTACTCTGGAATCGCCAAATGCTCAGACGCCTCCCAAACGACCTGCTCGCCCTGAAAGGATGATTGCGGCCGGGCTCACAGTCGCCTTCCTGTTGGCTGTTATCGCCGTCATTTGGTCCTACCAAAATGCTCGGACGCGAGTGGCAAGGGGCAACGCTTCCTTCAAGACGATTCAGTTCACCTCCTACGCCGGAGAGCAGACGCAGCCTGCGTTTGCTCCCGATGGAAAGCGCATCGCTTTTGTGTGGATCGCCGAAGACTCCCAGTCGCGCCGCATCTATATCAAGACCATTGGAAGCGAAGACGTAAGGCCGCTTACTCCTGGCACCGAAGACCAGCAGTTTAGCCCGGCATGGTCTCCAGACGGCAGACAGATTGCCTACCTCGCCATCGCGAAGGACGGTGTCAGCCTGTACATCGCGGACGTGGGGTCGAGCGTGCCTCCACGCAGACTTTTGATCCCGCAGGAGCCTAGCCACTGGGAGCAGGGTGCGCTCTCCTGGTCACCGTCGGGCAAGTCCCTCATCTATCCCGATCACTCCGGCATTCAGCCGAATTCTTCGATCTTTTTGCTCGATCTGGCAACGTTGCACACACGGTCGATCACCGATCCGCCCGCAGGGTGGGAGGGCGATCTGAATCCGGCTTACTCGCCCGATGGCCGCTGGATCGCCTTCGCCCGCGCCAGCGAGACAGCCGTCCGAGACATCTACTTTATGTCGACCACCGATGGCACGGTGCAACAGCTTACACGCGATCGCATGAACATTGACAGTCTCGCCTGGACCTCGGACAGTGCATCGATCATCTTCTCGTCAAATCGCGGTGGAAAGTACGCTCTATGGAAGATTGGCCTCGAAGATAAAGTGCCGCAGCGGCTCCCCGTTGGAACCGAAGATGCCTACCAACCAGCCGTTGGGCCCAGACCCGGACAACTTGCCTATAGTCAGGGTTCGGCGATCTGGAGCATCGTGCGGCTGCGAGAGAACACCTCGAGGAATAATTCCTCAAGCGCCGAAGCTGTACTTACATCGACCCAGCAGGACTCCGCGCCTGCCCTCTCTCCCAGCGGCCAGTCTTTCGCCTTTCAATCGCGACGCTCCGGCAACCAGGAGATATGGATAGCGTCCGCGCAAGGAGACAAACTGCGCCAGCTCACCTTCATGGCAGGACCGCTCACTGGGAGTCCTTCGTGGTCCAATCATCAGGACAGAATCCTCTTCGACTCACGGCCAGATGGCCACTCCCACATCTTTTGCGTTTCGGCAGCGGGTGGACGTCCGAAGCAGCTTACTTTTGGAAATGTGAACGATATAACACCGCGTTGGTCGCGTGACGACCAGACGATTTACTTCCGCTCGAACCGAGGCGATCGGTGGCAGCTTTGGAGAATCTCTGCCGCGGGCGGAGAGCCGCAGCCAGTAACTACGGGCGACGGAATCGTCCCACAGGAGTCGCTGGACGGCAGATGGCTTTACTACACCCGCGGAGATGAGGATGGACTGTGGCGCGTTCCTCCCAAGGGAGGTGCCGAGACACAGGTTCTGTCGCAGCCCGCAGCAGGATATTGGGGATACTGGCAGGTCACATCCCGCGGCATCTTCTATCTCGATCGCGAAGCGGCATCCAGTACTATCCGTATCTTCGATCCCGAGACGCGACGCTCCACCCTCTTCGCAACGCTGAAAGATCCACCCCCGATGTACTCCGGCATCACCGTCACCCAGGATGGCCTGGTCGGTTTAATGACGTACCAGGGAGACGCAGGCAGACATATAACGTTCGTTGAAGCTCAGCCCTAA